A genomic region of bacterium contains the following coding sequences:
- a CDS encoding radical SAM protein codes for MASRKKILFLQLPQLDNDIHGDTENVPLAAAYLQYAAEVNGEDAYYEFFQLPEAARNRDNPSLLKAILRLNPDLIACTLYLWNIERTLRLMQQFKARRPHARILFGGPEAAYSHPFLFEPPIADAIAVGEGEAVFPALLRSFRTRKPVNISSVALRSPKGYQWGKNTPCPIELSKQIPPPGYAACRPDAKGMAYLETSRGCPMRCTYCRYPHLRHSMSFLSPIDIMSRIDALQTIGAHEIRFVDPTFNAHPCFREILIQLAAFNKKRTLSFFAELNAVRLTDEEADLMAAANFVDIEVGVQSRDTIVLKAIRRPTSLPRLDAGIAKLTRRRIKVTVDIMYGLPLQHIKDVRQSINWALKLSSTNIQCLQTLLLPGTELRERRGEWKIEAQPLPPYAVTKTSTMDRRAFQAIEALIAQHPKLRSDVSTPQFTGRKLDLFPEQISVKNFEKRTLPGTQSRRAFLFKGANLFARREELATFIQESIRTLPDNLFQFVLVPQAEEPLDLLDDLIAVLRRAPTHLIDRYASVALENKIASRRLMILLPQGRAISKAWADEAETMLASAFF; via the coding sequence ATGGCATCGCGAAAGAAAATCCTATTCCTCCAGCTCCCTCAATTGGATAACGACATTCATGGGGATACTGAAAATGTCCCCCTGGCCGCCGCTTACCTTCAATACGCCGCCGAAGTGAATGGAGAAGACGCCTATTATGAGTTTTTTCAGCTCCCGGAAGCTGCCCGGAACCGCGACAATCCAAGCCTGTTAAAAGCAATTCTTCGCCTGAACCCTGACCTTATCGCCTGCACCCTGTATCTCTGGAACATCGAGCGGACTCTGCGCCTGATGCAACAATTCAAGGCTCGCCGACCCCATGCCCGCATCCTCTTCGGCGGGCCGGAGGCGGCCTATTCCCATCCCTTTTTGTTTGAACCACCGATAGCTGATGCCATCGCCGTCGGTGAAGGGGAAGCGGTATTCCCGGCCTTGCTCCGTTCCTTCCGGACCCGTAAACCAGTCAATATATCATCGGTTGCGCTCCGCTCTCCCAAGGGCTACCAATGGGGTAAAAACACGCCCTGCCCCATCGAGTTATCGAAGCAGATTCCACCACCAGGATATGCGGCCTGCCGACCAGACGCAAAAGGAATGGCGTATCTGGAAACTTCGCGCGGCTGCCCCATGCGCTGCACCTACTGCCGGTATCCGCATCTGCGCCATTCCATGTCCTTTCTCAGTCCTATCGACATTATGTCGCGCATTGATGCATTACAAACGATCGGAGCCCATGAAATCCGTTTCGTGGATCCTACCTTTAACGCCCATCCCTGCTTCCGGGAAATCCTGATTCAACTGGCAGCCTTTAACAAAAAAAGGACACTCTCCTTCTTTGCGGAACTCAATGCCGTGCGATTAACCGATGAGGAGGCCGATCTCATGGCCGCAGCCAATTTTGTGGATATTGAAGTCGGTGTACAAAGCCGGGACACCATCGTCCTCAAGGCCATCCGCCGCCCCACCTCGTTGCCTCGACTGGATGCCGGAATCGCCAAATTAACCCGACGCCGCATCAAGGTTACGGTGGACATCATGTATGGGCTGCCCCTACAGCATATCAAAGACGTTCGACAATCCATAAACTGGGCCTTGAAACTTTCCAGCACGAATATCCAATGCCTGCAAACCCTTCTACTCCCCGGCACTGAATTGCGCGAACGACGGGGTGAGTGGAAAATTGAGGCGCAGCCCCTGCCCCCTTATGCGGTGACAAAGACGTCCACTATGGATCGCCGGGCTTTTCAAGCCATTGAGGCACTTATCGCTCAGCACCCCAAGCTGCGATCCGACGTTTCCACGCCCCAATTTACAGGACGGAAACTCGACCTTTTCCCTGAACAGATTTCCGTAAAAAACTTCGAAAAAAGGACACTTCCTGGCACACAATCCCGTCGAGCTTTTCTTTTCAAGGGAGCGAACTTATTTGCCAGGCGAGAAGAACTGGCCACCTTTATCCAGGAGTCTATCCGGACTCTTCCAGACAATCTCTTTCAATTCGTGCTGGTGCCACAAGCGGAGGAGCCCCTGGATCTGCTGGATGACCTGATTGCCGTCCTCCGTCGCGCCCCCACCCATCTTATTGACCGGTACGCCTCCGTAGCACTGGAAAACAAAATTGCCTCCCGCCGCCTGATGATTCTCCTCCCCCAAGGCCGGGCCATATCCAAAGCATGGGCGGATGAAGCCGAGACTATGTTGGCGTCCGCTTTCTTCTAA
- a CDS encoding glutamate synthase subunit beta: MGKVTGFMEFERHDPGYRPIDERVKDFNAVELRLSDSEVREQAARCMDCGTPFCHCTGCPIENVIPEFNEHVYQGRWKQALDILLEKDNFPEFTGRICPALCEGSCVLGINKDPVTIRQIELSIIEKGFELGYMKPCPPAERKKERVAVLGSGPAGLTIADTLNHAGYWVVVYDADERPGGILRYGIPEFKLGKWVVDRRIKLMEAEGVVFENQVSVGDDISYHYLQNRFDAICLSGGAREARDIKVPGRELKGIHFAMDFLVQQNKRLGGEGGKVGTDILAGDRNVLVIGGGDTGADCVGTSIRQGAKSVTQIEILPQPPPTRAKSTPWPMWPLQLRISSSHKEGCTRRWSVATKEFSGKDGAVQSIRAVEVDWVTPAGGGRPAMVEKPGTEFVIEADLVLLAMGFSGPGRNKIVEGLAIKTEPNGVIWRDKQNMTNIPGIFVAGDMTQGASLVVRAMRDGRQAAAGIAAYLEARRT, translated from the coding sequence ATGGGTAAGGTAACCGGTTTTATGGAATTTGAACGCCACGACCCTGGCTATCGTCCAATTGATGAACGGGTGAAGGATTTCAATGCGGTGGAACTCCGGTTGTCGGACTCTGAGGTGAGGGAGCAGGCGGCGCGGTGTATGGATTGCGGGACGCCGTTCTGCCATTGCACAGGATGCCCGATCGAGAATGTGATTCCTGAATTCAATGAGCATGTGTATCAGGGCCGCTGGAAGCAGGCGTTGGATATTCTACTGGAGAAGGATAATTTTCCAGAGTTTACTGGGCGTATCTGCCCCGCACTCTGTGAAGGTTCTTGCGTGTTGGGAATCAACAAGGATCCGGTGACCATCCGGCAAATCGAATTGTCGATCATCGAAAAAGGCTTTGAGTTGGGATATATGAAGCCCTGCCCGCCAGCGGAACGTAAAAAAGAGCGGGTTGCGGTGCTTGGTTCTGGTCCCGCCGGATTGACGATCGCCGATACGCTGAATCACGCTGGTTATTGGGTTGTGGTTTATGATGCGGATGAAAGACCCGGAGGCATCCTGCGATACGGTATTCCGGAGTTTAAGCTTGGGAAATGGGTCGTGGATCGCCGGATAAAGTTAATGGAGGCGGAAGGCGTTGTGTTTGAGAATCAGGTCAGTGTAGGGGATGACATTTCCTATCACTACCTTCAAAATCGATTTGACGCCATCTGCCTTTCCGGTGGTGCCCGTGAAGCCCGTGATATCAAGGTGCCGGGGCGGGAGTTAAAGGGGATTCATTTTGCCATGGACTTCCTGGTGCAGCAGAACAAACGGTTGGGGGGCGAGGGGGGCAAGGTCGGTACTGATATTTTGGCCGGTGACAGAAATGTGCTGGTGATTGGCGGAGGGGATACGGGCGCGGATTGTGTTGGAACTTCGATCCGGCAAGGAGCCAAGTCTGTGACACAGATTGAGATTCTGCCACAGCCTCCTCCCACTCGGGCTAAGAGTACTCCCTGGCCTATGTGGCCGTTGCAGTTACGGATTTCAAGCAGTCATAAAGAAGGCTGTACCCGGCGGTGGAGCGTGGCGACCAAAGAATTTTCTGGCAAGGATGGGGCCGTTCAGTCAATTCGGGCGGTGGAGGTGGATTGGGTTACCCCGGCGGGTGGTGGACGGCCAGCTATGGTGGAAAAACCCGGTACTGAGTTTGTAATAGAAGCAGATCTTGTTTTATTGGCGATGGGCTTTTCAGGACCCGGGCGCAATAAAATTGTGGAGGGGCTTGCTATCAAGACAGAGCCCAATGGGGTGATCTGGCGCGACAAGCAGAATATGACCAATATCCCTGGTATCTTCGTGGCAGGCGACATGACGCAAGGAGCCTCGCTCGTGGTTCGAGCCATGCGTGATGGTCGACAAGCGGCGGCCGGGATTGCTGCTTATCTTGAGGCCAGACGGACCTGA
- the gltB gene encoding glutamate synthase large subunit has product MNGMPEQQGLYDPANEHDNCGVGFLANIDGVQSHRIVSDSIEVLKNLLHRGAVGGDLSTGDGAGVLLQISDKFFRKEAARLKFTLPKAGSYGVGMLFVPQSKVRSHCLSAIQQVLQEEGLEFIGWREVPTDGSILGEEAREAQPFVMQVLVGGGKLSCLALDRRLYVVRKQCQHRVAEIMGPDERFYIPSFSSRTIVYKGLLMGGQVSGFYKDLNDPDMESAVAVIHQRYSTNTFPSWELSQPFRFLAHNGEINTLRGNLNQMKSRENGLASPLFGDDIRKLLPIIDPGGSDSACLDNALELLVAGGRSIPHSMMMLIPEAWGAKYPIGPDQKGFFEYHAGLMEPWDGPATVAFSDGSVVGTLLDRNGLRPARYTITKDNFIVMASEAGVLDIPAERVLEKGALRPGQMMLIDLEHKRVLKDKELKSQMSRRQPYRRWVDENKVSVQGMFEAMSPVIPKSETLLQRQRLFGYTREDVQILLEAMASKAHEAVGSMGTDTPLAVFSDKPQLLFSYFKQLFAQITNPPIDPIREELVMSLMTFIGNPSNILMEIPQYARLIKLRHPFLSNEDLDQIRGLELKDFSAATLSIGFPANGSGADLKAALEALCGDADARVAAGKNLLILSDRDLMAGVTPIPVLLAVAAVNQHLVRSGRRTGVGLLVETGEAREVMHMALLLGYGATAINPYLAFESIADLSLKKELSAEVGPAKAMENYVGALCEGLRKVMSKMGISTLRSYRSAQVFEAVGIDPGVVEHYFSGTASRVGGIGLSEIAMEANARYAEAFYNVEAKPEFLPTGGQYRFRRDGERHLWSPEAITHLQHATRSGDVKRYKDYARLINDQAEKQFTLRGMFKFKPGAPVPLDQVEPVGGIMKRFVTGAMSFGSISREAHESMAIAMNRLGAMSNSGEGGEDPARYQPLPNGDSRCSAIKQIASGRFGVTAEFCVNCRELQIKIAQGAKPGEGGQLPGHKVNEEIAKVRHSTPGVTLISPPPHHDIYSIEDIKQLIYDLKNVNPEARVSVKLVSELGVGTIAAGVVKAHADMVLISGYDGGTGASPLSSIKHAGAPWELGLAETQQTLVLNNLRGQVRLQTDGQIKTGRDVVVAALLGAEEYGFATTALVVLGCIMMRKCHNNTCPVGVATQDPCLRKLFAGSPDHLVNFFTFIASEVREIMAELGFRTIDEMIGRSDCLEMNQAITFWKAKGLDFSKILYRPPCNSPVRCVGKQNHELSSAMDLKLIPKVKAAIETGKPVSLEAPIRNVNRTVGTMIAGLVAKKYGHSGLPEDTITMTFKGSAGQSFGAWCARGMTLVLEGESNDFLGKGLSGGKIIVRPFAAATYAPESNVIAGNVLLYGATCGEVYLNGAVGERFAIRNSGATAVVEGIGDHGCEYMTGGRVVVLGHTGVNFGAGMSGGLAYIYDEHRIFDARCNLDMVDLELVVSSADKAELRGLLEKHLRYTGSLKAKRILENWEEQLPFFIKVFPMEYRRVMGQMMREDEATERAEVIHG; this is encoded by the coding sequence ATGAATGGAATGCCTGAACAACAAGGGTTGTATGACCCTGCAAATGAACACGATAATTGCGGCGTAGGATTTCTCGCCAATATTGACGGGGTTCAATCGCATCGTATCGTATCCGACAGTATCGAGGTTCTTAAGAATCTTTTGCACCGAGGTGCCGTGGGGGGTGACTTGAGTACCGGAGATGGGGCGGGGGTATTGCTGCAGATTTCTGATAAATTTTTCCGCAAGGAAGCCGCACGTCTCAAGTTCACTTTGCCCAAGGCGGGGTCATACGGCGTGGGAATGCTTTTTGTACCCCAGTCGAAGGTTCGTTCTCATTGCCTCTCTGCCATTCAGCAGGTGCTTCAGGAAGAAGGTCTGGAGTTCATAGGCTGGCGCGAAGTCCCGACTGACGGGAGTATCCTCGGGGAAGAGGCACGTGAGGCACAACCTTTTGTGATGCAGGTCTTGGTCGGGGGTGGAAAATTGTCATGTCTGGCGCTGGATCGCAGACTTTATGTGGTCCGCAAACAGTGCCAGCACCGGGTTGCGGAAATCATGGGGCCCGATGAGCGCTTTTATATCCCCAGCTTTTCCTCACGGACGATTGTTTATAAAGGGTTGTTGATGGGTGGGCAGGTTTCCGGGTTTTATAAGGACTTGAATGATCCGGACATGGAGAGCGCAGTAGCAGTGATTCATCAGCGCTATAGCACTAATACATTTCCGTCCTGGGAGTTGTCACAGCCATTTCGTTTTCTGGCCCATAATGGCGAGATCAATACACTCCGTGGAAATCTCAATCAGATGAAGTCCCGCGAGAATGGGCTGGCCTCGCCGCTATTTGGGGACGACATTCGCAAGTTGCTTCCCATTATTGATCCCGGAGGAAGTGATTCGGCCTGTTTGGATAATGCGCTGGAGCTTTTGGTAGCCGGCGGGCGCTCAATCCCGCATTCGATGATGATGCTCATTCCTGAAGCGTGGGGTGCAAAATATCCCATTGGCCCCGATCAAAAAGGTTTTTTTGAATACCATGCCGGTTTGATGGAGCCTTGGGATGGACCGGCTACGGTGGCTTTCTCGGATGGTTCCGTGGTGGGAACCCTGCTTGACCGGAATGGATTGCGACCGGCTCGTTATACCATCACAAAGGATAATTTTATTGTGATGGCCTCAGAGGCGGGTGTTCTTGATATTCCAGCCGAACGCGTATTGGAGAAGGGGGCGTTGCGCCCCGGCCAAATGATGTTGATTGATCTTGAGCACAAACGGGTTCTGAAGGACAAAGAGCTTAAAAGCCAGATGTCGCGGCGTCAACCCTATCGGCGCTGGGTGGATGAAAATAAGGTCTCGGTGCAAGGCATGTTTGAAGCCATGTCCCCAGTCATTCCGAAATCCGAGACTCTGCTTCAGCGGCAGCGTCTTTTCGGGTATACGCGTGAAGATGTCCAAATTCTTCTGGAGGCGATGGCGTCCAAAGCGCATGAGGCTGTGGGCTCCATGGGGACGGATACTCCTTTGGCGGTCTTTTCAGATAAGCCCCAACTGCTATTTTCTTATTTCAAGCAGCTGTTTGCCCAGATCACCAACCCGCCGATCGATCCGATTCGGGAGGAACTGGTGATGTCGTTGATGACGTTTATCGGCAATCCTTCCAATATTCTCATGGAAATCCCGCAGTACGCGCGTTTGATTAAACTGCGACATCCCTTTCTTTCAAATGAAGATCTGGATCAGATCCGTGGGCTCGAGCTCAAGGATTTCAGCGCGGCTACGCTCTCTATCGGATTCCCGGCGAACGGCTCGGGTGCTGACTTGAAGGCGGCATTGGAGGCGTTGTGTGGGGATGCAGATGCACGGGTTGCCGCAGGTAAAAACCTTCTCATTTTGAGTGATCGTGATTTGATGGCCGGGGTTACACCCATTCCTGTTTTATTGGCCGTTGCCGCCGTTAATCAGCATCTGGTGCGGAGCGGCCGTCGTACCGGTGTGGGGCTGCTTGTTGAAACCGGTGAAGCCCGTGAAGTCATGCATATGGCACTTTTGCTCGGGTACGGGGCCACGGCAATTAATCCCTATCTTGCGTTTGAGTCCATCGCGGATCTTTCCCTCAAGAAAGAGTTGAGTGCGGAGGTCGGGCCCGCCAAAGCGATGGAAAATTATGTTGGCGCCTTGTGTGAGGGGCTTCGGAAAGTGATGTCGAAGATGGGGATCTCAACGTTGCGAAGTTATCGTAGCGCTCAGGTCTTTGAGGCAGTTGGCATTGACCCGGGCGTTGTGGAACATTACTTTTCAGGGACGGCTTCCCGTGTCGGCGGCATTGGGCTATCCGAAATTGCGATGGAAGCAAATGCACGTTATGCGGAGGCATTTTACAACGTCGAAGCGAAACCTGAGTTCTTGCCGACGGGGGGCCAGTATCGTTTTCGGCGGGACGGGGAGCGACATCTTTGGTCTCCGGAAGCGATTACCCATCTTCAGCATGCCACCCGTAGCGGCGATGTAAAGCGGTATAAAGATTATGCGCGGTTGATTAATGACCAGGCTGAGAAGCAGTTCACCTTGCGGGGAATGTTCAAGTTTAAGCCAGGCGCTCCGGTGCCTTTGGATCAAGTCGAGCCGGTGGGCGGAATCATGAAGCGGTTTGTGACCGGCGCGATGTCGTTCGGGTCGATCAGTCGGGAAGCCCATGAGTCGATGGCCATTGCGATGAACCGGTTAGGAGCCATGAGTAACAGTGGTGAGGGCGGCGAAGACCCTGCGCGCTATCAGCCTCTTCCCAACGGTGACAGTCGCTGCAGTGCCATCAAGCAGATCGCCAGTGGACGGTTTGGTGTCACGGCTGAATTCTGTGTTAACTGTCGTGAGCTTCAGATCAAAATTGCCCAGGGTGCCAAGCCGGGCGAAGGCGGACAGTTGCCCGGTCATAAAGTGAATGAGGAAATTGCCAAGGTGCGTCACTCGACGCCTGGAGTTACTTTGATTTCCCCGCCACCGCATCATGACATTTACTCTATTGAAGATATCAAGCAGTTGATCTACGACTTAAAAAACGTCAACCCTGAAGCACGGGTATCGGTCAAGTTGGTTTCTGAGCTCGGGGTGGGTACGATTGCCGCGGGTGTCGTAAAAGCCCACGCGGATATGGTTTTGATCAGTGGCTATGATGGCGGAACGGGCGCCTCGCCGTTGTCATCCATCAAGCATGCCGGTGCGCCCTGGGAGCTTGGTCTGGCGGAGACCCAGCAGACACTGGTGTTGAATAATTTGCGGGGCCAGGTACGGTTGCAGACGGATGGGCAGATTAAAACTGGACGCGATGTGGTTGTGGCCGCCTTGTTGGGGGCGGAAGAATATGGTTTCGCGACCACCGCTTTGGTGGTTCTGGGTTGCATCATGATGCGCAAGTGCCATAACAATACCTGTCCGGTTGGGGTCGCAACACAGGATCCATGTTTGCGCAAATTGTTTGCCGGGAGTCCGGATCATCTCGTCAACTTCTTCACGTTTATCGCCAGTGAGGTGCGTGAGATCATGGCGGAACTGGGCTTCCGTACCATCGATGAAATGATCGGTCGCTCAGACTGTCTTGAAATGAATCAGGCGATCACCTTCTGGAAGGCGAAGGGCTTGGACTTTTCCAAGATACTTTACCGCCCCCCATGCAATAGCCCTGTCCGCTGTGTCGGGAAGCAGAACCACGAATTAAGTAGTGCCATGGATTTGAAGTTGATCCCCAAAGTGAAGGCGGCCATTGAAACCGGAAAGCCGGTATCACTTGAGGCGCCGATCCGGAATGTGAATCGAACCGTGGGCACGATGATTGCCGGGTTGGTGGCCAAAAAATATGGCCATTCCGGACTGCCGGAGGATACGATCACCATGACTTTTAAGGGCTCGGCTGGACAAAGTTTCGGGGCCTGGTGTGCCCGGGGAATGACACTTGTCCTGGAAGGGGAGTCTAATGACTTCCTCGGGAAGGGATTGTCGGGTGGCAAAATCATTGTCAGGCCCTTCGCCGCCGCGACGTATGCCCCGGAGTCAAATGTCATCGCCGGGAACGTTCTGTTATACGGGGCAACCTGTGGTGAGGTCTATCTCAACGGAGCTGTTGGTGAACGGTTTGCCATTCGTAACAGTGGTGCCACCGCCGTCGTTGAAGGGATCGGTGATCATGGATGTGAATACATGACCGGCGGTCGTGTGGTGGTGCTGGGACATACCGGTGTCAATTTCGGGGCCGGAATGAGTGGTGGTCTTGCCTATATTTATGATGAGCACCGTATTTTTGACGCACGCTGTAATTTAGACATGGTGGATTTGGAGCTCGTGGTAAGCTCTGCTGATAAAGCTGAACTGAGAGGATTGTTGGAGAAGCATCTGCGCTACACGGGCAGTCTTAAAGCCAAACGCATTCTGGAGAATTGGGAAGAACAGCTGCCATTTTTCATCAAGGTATTCCCGATGGAATATCGCCGGGTGATGGGGCAGATGATGAGAGAAGATGAAGCGACCGAAAGAGCAGAGGTGATTCATGGGTAA
- a CDS encoding glutamine synthetase III, translating into MNDCCDSVKKQSLPEMFGSNVFSDVVMRARLPKNVYKKLRATIDEGKELDPTIADVVANAMKDWAIEKGATHYCHWFQPMTGITAEKHDAFISPTADGRIMMEFSGKELTQGEPDASSFPSGGIRATFEARGYTVWDCTSPVFVKTDGSNTTLFIPTSFASYTGEALDKKTPLLRSMQVLNKQGMRVLKALGNDTSKRVITTLGGEQEYFLIDRQFVEKRADLRYAGRTLFGAPPPKGQELEDQYFGAIHERVASFMADLNDELWKMGVSAKTQHNEVAPAQHELAPVYATVNIGVDHNQLAMEMMQRIARKHNFVCVLHEKPFAGVNGSGKHNNWALCTDDGINLLNPGNTPHDNMQFLVFLFATIRAVHKYADLLRATVATPGNDHRLGANEAPPAIVSIFLGDQLTDIYQQIKKGAASSSKQGGRLQLGVTTLPAIPMDTTDRNRTSPFAFTGNKFEFRMPGSSQSLSGPNFVLNTIVAEALSEIADELQGAKNINSSVQALLQKYAKEHEAIIFNGDNYTQEWVAEAEKRGLHNIRNCVDGINVMMEKNNAKVMMKHGTLPKEEIHARHEILLENYIKTINIEAKTMLFMARREILPSLISYATDLAHGVTAVEAAGVDAVAQSKLLQQVNDAAADMSLAIDVLADVVSVASAESAVGKKAVAFRDVVVPAMVALRMVSDGIEPVVDAEYWPLPTYADMLFYR; encoded by the coding sequence ATGAATGATTGTTGTGATTCAGTAAAAAAACAATCCCTCCCGGAAATGTTTGGATCGAATGTTTTTAGTGATGTGGTGATGCGTGCGCGTCTCCCTAAGAATGTTTACAAAAAGTTGCGAGCGACCATTGACGAAGGCAAGGAGTTGGATCCCACCATTGCTGATGTTGTGGCTAACGCCATGAAAGATTGGGCGATTGAGAAGGGGGCTACGCATTATTGCCATTGGTTCCAGCCTATGACTGGTATCACCGCGGAAAAACATGACGCGTTCATTTCCCCGACTGCGGACGGACGGATCATGATGGAATTCAGTGGCAAAGAATTGACGCAGGGCGAACCCGATGCGTCGTCGTTTCCGTCAGGAGGAATCCGGGCAACTTTTGAAGCACGTGGTTATACCGTGTGGGATTGCACCTCGCCGGTTTTCGTCAAGACCGATGGCTCGAATACCACTTTGTTCATTCCCACTTCTTTTGCGTCCTATACGGGGGAGGCGTTGGATAAAAAGACGCCGTTGTTGCGTTCGATGCAGGTTTTGAATAAGCAGGGAATGCGTGTTTTGAAAGCCCTGGGCAACGACACGAGTAAGCGTGTGATCACAACGCTCGGTGGCGAGCAGGAATATTTCCTGATTGACCGGCAGTTTGTTGAAAAACGTGCGGATTTACGGTATGCTGGCCGCACCTTATTCGGTGCGCCTCCACCCAAAGGGCAAGAACTGGAAGATCAGTATTTTGGTGCGATTCATGAGCGTGTAGCTTCATTCATGGCGGATCTGAATGATGAGCTTTGGAAGATGGGTGTGTCGGCCAAAACTCAGCATAACGAGGTGGCCCCTGCACAGCATGAGCTTGCTCCCGTTTATGCCACGGTAAACATCGGTGTGGACCATAATCAGTTGGCCATGGAAATGATGCAGCGGATCGCACGCAAACATAACTTTGTCTGTGTGTTGCATGAAAAACCTTTTGCGGGCGTCAATGGGTCGGGCAAGCACAACAACTGGGCATTGTGCACGGATGACGGGATTAATCTGTTGAATCCTGGGAACACGCCGCATGACAACATGCAGTTCCTTGTGTTCCTGTTTGCCACGATTCGTGCGGTACATAAATATGCCGACCTGTTGCGTGCGACGGTGGCGACACCGGGCAATGACCATCGCCTGGGCGCCAATGAGGCGCCACCTGCGATTGTGTCGATCTTCCTGGGCGACCAGCTGACGGACATTTATCAGCAGATCAAGAAAGGTGCCGCAAGCAGTTCGAAGCAGGGCGGGCGTTTGCAGTTGGGCGTCACCACGCTTCCGGCTATTCCCATGGATACCACGGATCGTAATCGGACTTCTCCGTTTGCCTTTACCGGAAATAAGTTCGAATTTCGTATGCCGGGGTCTTCACAGTCCCTGAGCGGTCCGAACTTTGTGCTGAATACGATTGTCGCGGAGGCCTTATCTGAAATCGCGGATGAACTGCAGGGAGCCAAGAACATCAATTCGAGCGTACAGGCGCTGCTTCAGAAATACGCCAAGGAACACGAAGCGATTATCTTCAATGGCGATAACTATACTCAAGAATGGGTTGCAGAGGCTGAAAAGCGGGGTCTGCACAACATCCGGAATTGTGTGGACGGCATTAACGTCATGATGGAGAAGAATAACGCCAAAGTGATGATGAAACACGGCACCCTCCCCAAAGAGGAAATTCATGCGCGTCATGAAATCCTTTTGGAGAATTACATCAAGACCATTAACATTGAAGCTAAGACCATGTTGTTCATGGCTCGCCGCGAGATTCTCCCATCACTTATAAGTTATGCGACGGATCTGGCTCATGGCGTGACTGCGGTTGAGGCGGCCGGGGTGGACGCTGTTGCTCAGTCAAAACTGTTGCAGCAGGTGAATGATGCGGCGGCGGATATGAGTCTGGCGATTGATGTGTTGGCGGATGTGGTTTCCGTAGCGTCCGCAGAGTCGGCCGTGGGTAAGAAGGCTGTGGCTTTCCGGGACGTTGTCGTGCCAGCTATGGTTGCCTTGCGCATGGTCTCGGATGGGATTGAGCCGGTTGTGGATGCCGAATATTGGCCGCTGCCGACTTATGCCGATATGTTGTTCTATCGTTGA
- a CDS encoding sulfite exporter TauE/SafE family protein — protein MSELSVFQWMIMAFAAVIIGLAKSGLPGFGILAVPIVAAVIPAKISTGFILPMLIAGDVIGVLYYRRHADWPRLIRLFPWTILGIIAGWLSMDHLNDAQIRPLIGGIVLFMLALNLWRQRFANPVSRIPHHHGAAILIGLLAGFTTMMANAAGPIMGIYLLAMELPTTAFIGTSAWFFLLVNTFKVPFSAQLGLITLPSLTFNAMLLPFIAIGACAGIRFARHIPRKIFEQLVQIFAALGAIKLLF, from the coding sequence ATGAGTGAACTTTCGGTATTTCAATGGATGATTATGGCGTTTGCCGCCGTTATTATTGGTCTGGCAAAAAGCGGACTTCCCGGCTTTGGCATTCTCGCCGTACCCATCGTCGCGGCCGTAATACCCGCCAAAATTTCAACTGGTTTTATCCTCCCCATGCTCATCGCCGGAGATGTGATTGGCGTACTCTATTACCGGCGTCACGCCGATTGGCCAAGACTGATACGCCTCTTTCCCTGGACAATCCTCGGCATTATTGCCGGGTGGCTTTCAATGGATCATCTGAATGATGCGCAAATTCGCCCGCTCATCGGGGGTATTGTACTGTTTATGCTGGCATTGAACTTATGGAGGCAACGATTTGCAAATCCCGTAAGCCGGATTCCCCACCACCACGGTGCGGCAATCCTGATTGGCCTCCTTGCCGGGTTTACCACGATGATGGCCAATGCGGCCGGACCCATTATGGGCATTTATCTTCTGGCGATGGAACTCCCAACCACGGCCTTTATTGGGACGAGCGCATGGTTTTTTCTACTCGTCAACACCTTCAAAGTTCCTTTTAGCGCCCAATTGGGACTGATCACCCTTCCCTCATTGACCTTCAATGCCATGCTCCTGCCATTCATTGCGATCGGTGCCTGTGCAGGAATCCGGTTCGCCCGCCACATTCCTCGAAAAATCTTCGAACAACTGGTTCAAATCTTTGCAGCGCTAGGCGCAATCAAACTCTTATTCTAA